In the genome of Micromonospora sp. Llam0, the window GTCCCGGTCGCCGAGCGCCCGGTCGTAGTCCGGGCCGGCCAGCGGCCCCGACCCGGCGGCGGTCTGCCCGGCCGGCCGTGCGGTCGCCGCGGTCGGATCGTTGACCCCGGCCAGATCGAGCACCCCGCCCGGGGTGACGATCTCCCGGCGTTCGTTGACCAGCACCCGCAGGCCGAGCCGGTCCACCTCGGCGACCCATTCCTCGACGCCGGAGTAGTACTCGTGGTTGCCGGTGACGAAGAAGCTGCCGTAGCGGGCGCGCAGGTCGGCCAGCGGGGCGGCGGTGCCGCCGAGCTCGGAGACGGTGCCGTCGACCAGGTCGCCGACGACCGCGACCAGGTCGGCGTCCAGGCTGTTGATCAGCTCGACGATTCGGGCGGTGTGCCCCGGTCCGGTCAGCGGGCCGATGTGGATGTCCGAGACGGTGGCGATGCGCAGGCCGTCCATGGCCCGGGGCAGCCGGGCGATCGGCACCTGCACCCGGTCCAGCCGGGGCGGGCCGAGCGCGGTCCGGATGCCGTAGCCGGTGACGCCGGTCGCGGTCAGCCCGGCGAAGATCGCGACGCTGCGGGCAAGCAGCAGCCGCCGGCCGGGGTCCGGCACCGGGTCGTCGGCCGGCCGGCTGCCGGGCAGCTCGACCGGCGGCGGGGCGGACGTCTCGGCCGGTACGGTCACCGGCACCGTGCCCACCCTGCTCGGCTGGCGGCTGCGGGCCCGGCCGACAAGCCGGGCCACCAACATCGGCGGCTCCAGCACCAGCAGGACGACCAGCAGGTAGAACATCACCGCCAGCCAGACGTAGCCGGGCCAGGCCAGCCAGGACATCCCGGCGGACCGGGTGCTCACCATGGTCACCGGCACCAGGACCGCCAACCCGACGGCCAGCAGCGTGCCGGCCCGCCGCCACCGCCCCGGCCGGGTGGTGTCGCGGACCAGCCGCCACCACAGGTAGAAGTGGATCAGGCTGGTGATCAGGGTCAGCGTTGCGACGAACCCGAGTACGGCGAGCACGCCCGCAGCCCTTCCTCAGCCGCCGGCGAACGGTGGCAGCACGTCGACCGTGGCACCGGCCGGCAACAGTGTGTGACGATCATGCCAGACGATGCCGTCGACCAGGAAACTCGCCGCCGCCAGCACCCGACCCAACCGGTCACCGTGCCGACCGGTCAACTCGGCCACCAGCCCGGCCCGGTCCAACCCGGCCGGAACGGCCTCGACGGTCCGACCGGCCGCCGCCCGGGCCCCGGCGAAGTAACGCACCGTCACCGATTGCGCCTGCTGTGCCTGCTGTGCCGCGTCTGCGTCGAGCCGGGCCTCGGCCCCGTGTCGGGTCGGGTCGCCCACGGTCAGCCGCCGATCGCCGACATCGG includes:
- a CDS encoding metallophosphoesterase yields the protein MLAVLGFVATLTLITSLIHFYLWWRLVRDTTRPGRWRRAGTLLAVGLAVLVPVTMVSTRSAGMSWLAWPGYVWLAVMFYLLVVLLVLEPPMLVARLVGRARSRQPSRVGTVPVTVPAETSAPPPVELPGSRPADDPVPDPGRRLLLARSVAIFAGLTATGVTGYGIRTALGPPRLDRVQVPIARLPRAMDGLRIATVSDIHIGPLTGPGHTARIVELINSLDADLVAVVGDLVDGTVSELGGTAAPLADLRARYGSFFVTGNHEYYSGVEEWVAEVDRLGLRVLVNERREIVTPGGVLDLAGVNDPTAATARPAGQTAAGSGPLAGPDYDRALGDRDPDRPVVLLAHQPVQAHEAARYGVDLQLSGHTHGGQIAPFNLAVRLVQPVVSGLATVDGTQVYVTNGAGFWGPPVRVGAPPQVSLVELRSE
- a CDS encoding MoaD/ThiS family protein; translation: MTVRYFAGARAAAGRTVEAVPAGLDRAGLVAELTGRHGDRLGRVLAAASFLVDGIVWHDRHTLLPAGATVDVLPPFAGG